A portion of the Lolium rigidum isolate FL_2022 chromosome 1, APGP_CSIRO_Lrig_0.1, whole genome shotgun sequence genome contains these proteins:
- the LOC124684511 gene encoding 60S ribosomal protein L30-like, producing MAPTKKAKKSTENINNKLQLVMKSGKYTLGYRTVLKTLRSSKGKLIILANNCPPLRKSEIEYYAMLAKISVHHFHGNNVDLGTACGKYYRVGCLSIIDPGDSDIITSTAPGNTQ from the exons ATGGCTCCCACCAAGAAGGCG AAGAAGAGCACGGAGAACATCAACAACAAGCTGCAGCTGGTGATGAAGAGCGGCAAGTACACGCTCGGCTACAGGACCGTCCTCAAGACGCTCCGGAGCTCCAAGG GCAAGTTGATTATCCTCGCAAACAACTGCCCGCCGCTCAGGAAATCTGAGATTGAGTACTACGCTATGTTGGCAAAGATCAGCGTGCACCACTTCCATGGAA ACAACGTTGATCTTGGAACAGCCTGCGGCAAGTACTACCGGGTGGGCTGCCTCAGCATCATTGATCCGGGTGACTCGGACATCATCACCAGCACCGCTCCTGGCAACACCCAGTGA